TCATCACCGCGAGGCCTATGGCTGCGGTAGCGTTATCGACGATTATGGCTGAGCCATCCCGTGCATCTTTCTGCTTCGGCCTGCTCAGTGCAATCGCACTCCCACTTCGTCGAGATGGCGCAAGAGGTCAGCGGGATCTTGATACACTCTGTAGGCGCCGGCCTGCTGAAGCTCCTCACGCCCGTATCCTCCGGACAGCAAGCCCACCGCCAAACCCCATGCCCGACGAGCAGCCAACATATCCCAGACGCTGTCCCCCACGATCACACACTGGTTCAGCGGTACCTTCAGCCGCTGGGCGGCAGCGACGAAGAGATCCGGATCCGGTTTTGCATGCCGCACATCATCGCGAGTCACAACAGGCACATCCTGGGATAGATTCAACAGATTGAGAGTAGGCTGCGCACTGTGCAAACGCCCACTGGTAGCAATGGCATACGGCACGCCACGCGCCGAAAGCTCCGCCAACAGTTCCAGCGCTCCCGATAACACGCGCAACGAAGCGGCCTGCCTGCAATAGGCCTCGGCGTGGGTGCGCTGGATACGCTCAACGTCTTCTGAGGAGAGAACTCGTCCGATCTCTCGAAGAAACGCCGACAACATGAGGCCACCACTCATACCGATCTGTCGGTGAATCCGCCACACGTCCAGTTCAATCCCGGCACCTTGCATGGCTTCGCGCCAAGCCAGGACATGCTGATAGACGCTATCTACCAAAGTACCATCCAGATCGAAGAGAAATGCTAATGAGTCGCGGTCCGAGGAGAGTGTCATGGCTTGTGGTCCTATCAGGTTACAATTTCAATACTCCGGCAATGGACACAGTATGCCCGACCTCTCCTGACCGCCGTCTAGTCATCAGATAGGCACTACGACACACTTCGAATCCACGAAGGCATGGGCGACGATCAAGGCTTGCCCTTGTGTAGATCAATCACGGTACCCGCCTCGTTCAACTCAACGGTGACTTCGGTGCCCTCCGCCAGACCGCTGGTCTTTGTTTCCTGCAGCAAGAGTGGGAAGGACTTTTCTCCTTCCGTCGTTTGCAGCTTGATTTCCTTCTTCATCTTGCCAACATAGACAAGCTTCCCCGTGACGAAGTGGTGTGTGCCTTTCTCGCCTTCCAAGTGAATATCGACAATGGCATTGTTTTCGTTGATCGTGACCGCAACCTTATCGCCGGCTTTGAACTGACGGCCCTGGCGTCGTGCCTCGTTTTCGCTCAACTGATACGTGGCACCTTCTTCCGACCGGATAGCTAGCGCACCAGCCTTTTCGACAACCTCGCCTTTGAAGGACTTATGTGCCGATTGTGCTTTCTCTGCCAAGCATATGTCGGCGGATCCTAGTATGGTGGCTCCGCTAATGATGGCTATGAGCAGGAATTCACAGACAGTTCGTGTATTCCGCATAACTACCTCCTCGTTTATGAATGTATGGATGTCTGGTCTTCTGATTCCTGATAGAGAAACGCTTATTCTGAACATCCCGCCCCACTTCCTTCAAATTCCACAAGTCTCGATAGAAGTGGAGCGATCGCTCATCGAAGACAGTGTGGCTCAAATGCTGTGCTTTCATGCCCACGCTTCCGGTAGAAGATTCCACCGAGCCATGACACGCCCGCCGTGCTCGAAGCCGAGCACACTTATGGAGGCAGTACGAAGGACGAACAGATATCCCACGTCGGGCGGGAGATTAACCCAGCATGCGGTGAGCATGCGTACGCTATGGGCGTGGGTGAACAGTATCATGGCTTCTCGAGCCTCCAGGGCCCGTTGATCACCCATTGAGCCCGGCGTT
The window above is part of the Nitrospira sp. genome. Proteins encoded here:
- a CDS encoding HAD family hydrolase → MTLSSDRDSLAFLFDLDGTLVDSVYQHVLAWREAMQGAGIELDVWRIHRQIGMSGGLMLSAFLREIGRVLSSEDVERIQRTHAEAYCRQAASLRVLSGALELLAELSARGVPYAIATSGRLHSAQPTLNLLNLSQDVPVVTRDDVRHAKPDPDLFVAAAQRLKVPLNQCVIVGDSVWDMLAARRAWGLAVGLLSGGYGREELQQAGAYRVYQDPADLLRHLDEVGVRLH
- a CDS encoding histidine phosphatase family protein, translated to MILFTHAHSVRMLTACWVNLPPDVGYLFVLRTASISVLGFEHGGRVMARWNLLPEAWA